The Galactobacillus timonensis genome has a segment encoding these proteins:
- the murG gene encoding undecaprenyldiphospho-muramoylpentapeptide beta-N-acetylglucosaminyltransferase, with translation MKKVMIAAGGTGGHIYPGLALAEVLIEKNPGLEVVFIGSSSRMEATLIPSAGYRFIGIEVKSTYGGLWNKVESAVSMIKEERECADILQKEKPDAVVGFGNYISVPVITAAHRLHIPTMISEQNSFMGKANRYLVRYADAVEAAYPSSIEGIAKARCLGNPQATHAVRQAPHPELLEAYGLNPLRPFVFVMMGSLGSDSVSAAVDDALGLLDPDFQVLIAAGKANDYHFVHAQNANVHIVEFVNGSAMLRQCDLAVLRAGATTLAEASALGTAAILIPSPYVPNNHQVYNAREFVNAGAAEMIEEKDLSGERLADAVNRLMKDEAARTAMSLKAKTLARPAAAETTADWLMEIAHERA, from the coding sequence ATGAAAAAGGTAATGATTGCGGCAGGGGGAACCGGCGGACATATTTATCCCGGTCTCGCCCTTGCCGAAGTACTGATTGAAAAGAATCCGGGGCTTGAAGTCGTATTCATCGGCTCCTCGTCCCGCATGGAAGCGACCCTGATCCCATCGGCAGGCTACCGCTTCATCGGCATTGAAGTCAAAAGCACCTATGGCGGCCTCTGGAACAAGGTTGAAAGTGCTGTTTCCATGATCAAAGAGGAAAGGGAATGTGCTGACATCCTGCAGAAGGAAAAGCCCGATGCGGTGGTCGGCTTTGGCAACTACATCAGCGTCCCCGTGATCACCGCCGCCCATCGTCTTCATATTCCGACGATGATCAGCGAACAGAATTCGTTCATGGGCAAAGCCAACCGGTATCTTGTACGCTATGCGGATGCCGTGGAGGCGGCCTATCCCTCCAGCATCGAAGGCATTGCAAAGGCAAGGTGTCTTGGCAACCCGCAGGCGACGCATGCCGTCCGTCAGGCGCCTCATCCCGAGCTTCTTGAAGCCTACGGCCTCAATCCGCTGCGGCCCTTTGTGTTTGTCATGATGGGGTCACTTGGCTCGGATTCCGTCTCGGCGGCTGTCGATGATGCCCTGGGTCTGTTGGATCCGGATTTTCAGGTGCTGATCGCAGCGGGCAAGGCAAATGATTATCACTTTGTCCATGCCCAGAATGCGAATGTCCACATCGTTGAATTTGTCAACGGCTCCGCCATGCTTCGGCAGTGTGACCTTGCCGTATTGAGAGCGGGAGCGACGACGCTGGCCGAAGCGTCTGCGCTCGGGACAGCGGCGATCCTGATCCCTTCCCCCTACGTACCCAACAACCACCAGGTCTATAACGCCCGGGAATTCGTCAATGCCGGCGCTGCCGAGATGATCGAAGAAAAGGATCTCAGCGGCGAACGTCTGGCTGACGCCGTCAACCGCCTGATGAAGGACGAAGCGGCACGTACCGCCATGTCCCTCAAGGCAAAGACTCTGGCCCGCCCCGCTGCGGCCGAAACGACAGCCGACTGGCTGATGGAGATAGCACATGAAAGAGCTTGA
- the rnc gene encoding ribonuclease III, producing MTITEWFRRHGVEIHNEQLLVEAFTHTSYANEHHTGYDNERLEFMGDAVLQLWSSKEIYPLKPALSEGEMTRLRSRLVREETLAAYARRIGLNQMLRLGSGEEKSGGRMKDTICGDMFEAVLGALYLDSGWDTVDRWLTAIMKPDIVHPSESNAFKDYKSLLQEYVQTDSRRNVRYELVKEVGPSNAPQFTMNAVVDNLVMGTGVGPSKKQAEENAARDAFEKMVR from the coding sequence GTGACAATTACCGAATGGTTCCGCCGGCATGGCGTTGAAATACATAATGAACAGCTGCTTGTGGAGGCCTTTACCCATACCAGCTATGCCAATGAACATCATACGGGCTACGACAATGAGCGGCTCGAGTTCATGGGCGATGCGGTGCTGCAGCTTTGGAGCTCAAAGGAAATCTATCCTCTGAAACCGGCCCTTTCCGAAGGTGAAATGACCCGTCTGCGCTCGCGTCTGGTACGGGAGGAGACACTTGCCGCCTATGCGCGCAGAATCGGTCTCAATCAGATGCTCAGGCTGGGCAGCGGAGAAGAGAAAAGCGGCGGAAGGATGAAGGATACAATCTGCGGCGATATGTTCGAAGCGGTTCTTGGCGCACTGTATCTGGATTCAGGATGGGACACGGTGGACCGCTGGCTGACTGCGATCATGAAGCCGGACATCGTTCATCCTTCGGAGTCCAATGCCTTCAAAGACTACAAGAGCCTTCTGCAGGAATATGTGCAGACGGACAGCCGCCGCAATGTGCGGTATGAGCTGGTCAAAGAAGTCGGCCCTTCCAATGCGCCGCAGTTTACGATGAATGCCGTGGTCGACAATCTTGTGATGGGAACGGGTGTCGGCCCGTCCAAGAAACAGGCGGAGGAAAATGCCGCCAGGGATGCGTTTGAAAAAATGGTCCGATGA
- a CDS encoding YfhO family protein: MKHVNHSSTRFYLRLALLAVCLLFVYFLPYSWKLVYSLLRHQSLSLEDTYLISYDYVRQSLPYYREFYRLIDSGQIFWSWNSFLGNSFYTSKALFLIGDPFAWFGYLLFQVISYLPTVQFLLTGLRLLTACVCCSVWLRRLHRSDRSVALFSILFMFSGWSDVFLEQVQFLSFYAFLPLFLAGLEDMIQKRRPYLLAFASALLSCINFYLLWPLGVFGILYFIVRWKESKQTRSGSFSSSFVGTALQSLVLILLGIGLAGFLVVPTLHAMLNSPRLSTSLNHYSHWSLTNICAIVMSFFIPVIRGSNLLYHDYWYYFYQIGTYAGTLSLLLVPQAFRGKKWNRMIFAVTLAMFASPQIGLFFHLTYSLRYSFMAVLCLVLLGSEAFENALEPAVLKRSAAVLVLIIACLGVVIPACSGISFHDHYPERLMLAAGAVFVILETVLLIRGRKKAVMVLAVSEALLLGNYSMRSAISEGSEAEYLAYDEEIQFIMTQLKEMDSSFFRVDLETGIQSDQNALANAGMYYGIPSLSSYDSLYEPSLHDYLSWYGLYPDVSWQFNLQDAGQFALLDTKYSICSPKYSSVRSDEPFFSSEHFNVYQNDSVEGMAFRVRDLSRASLLDQLAEQPEENHERILSLLETTAVVPDDMYEDLLDTCSEVPMSASPVTYSGTSLSFTITNDADAFWVFSVPAAQGWSVAVNGQAAQTIVSDGGFIGLVLPAGTSDILFQYAVPMFKEGVVISFCSGIVLAGLVLCHHRRTNSHATRH, translated from the coding sequence ATGAAACATGTGAATCATTCTTCGACCCGTTTTTATTTACGGCTTGCGCTGCTGGCGGTCTGCCTTCTTTTTGTGTACTTTCTGCCGTACAGCTGGAAGCTTGTATATTCGCTTTTGAGGCATCAGAGTCTGTCTCTGGAAGATACGTATCTGATTTCCTATGACTATGTGCGCCAGTCGCTGCCGTATTACCGTGAGTTCTATCGTCTGATCGACAGCGGACAGATCTTCTGGAGCTGGAACAGCTTTCTCGGCAATTCGTTCTATACTTCAAAGGCTCTGTTTCTGATCGGGGATCCGTTTGCCTGGTTTGGCTATCTGCTGTTTCAGGTGATTTCCTATCTTCCAACGGTACAGTTTCTTCTCACCGGACTGCGCCTGCTTACGGCATGTGTCTGCTGTTCTGTATGGCTGCGTCGCCTGCACCGCTCGGATCGCTCCGTCGCTCTTTTCAGCATCCTGTTCATGTTCAGCGGCTGGAGTGATGTCTTTCTTGAGCAGGTTCAGTTTCTGAGCTTCTATGCCTTCCTTCCGCTGTTTCTGGCGGGTCTGGAAGACATGATCCAGAAACGGCGGCCTTATCTGCTCGCCTTTGCGAGCGCTCTTCTTTCATGCATCAATTTCTATCTTCTCTGGCCGCTGGGTGTATTCGGCATCCTTTACTTCATTGTCCGCTGGAAAGAGAGTAAACAGACTCGTTCAGGGAGCTTTTCCTCCTCGTTTGTTGGTACTGCCTTGCAGTCACTGGTTCTGATTCTGCTTGGCATCGGCCTTGCCGGCTTCCTTGTCGTTCCAACTCTTCACGCGATGCTCAACAGTCCGCGTCTTTCCACGTCGCTGAATCATTACAGTCACTGGAGCCTTACCAATATCTGCGCCATTGTGATGAGCTTTTTCATTCCGGTGATCCGCGGCAGCAATCTCCTGTATCACGATTACTGGTACTACTTCTATCAGATCGGTACCTATGCCGGGACGCTTTCTCTGCTGCTGGTGCCTCAGGCTTTCAGGGGGAAGAAGTGGAACCGGATGATTTTCGCTGTGACACTCGCCATGTTTGCCTCTCCGCAGATCGGACTGTTCTTTCATCTGACGTATTCGTTGCGCTATTCGTTCATGGCGGTACTCTGCCTGGTGCTGCTTGGCTCTGAAGCTTTTGAAAATGCGCTGGAGCCGGCTGTGCTGAAACGGAGTGCTGCTGTCCTGGTGCTGATAATCGCATGTCTTGGCGTAGTGATTCCGGCATGCAGCGGCATTTCTTTTCATGATCATTATCCGGAACGGCTGATGTTAGCGGCGGGGGCCGTCTTTGTGATCCTGGAAACGGTTCTTCTGATTCGTGGAAGGAAGAAGGCTGTCATGGTTCTTGCTGTTTCGGAAGCGCTGTTACTCGGAAATTATTCCATGCGCAGTGCCATCAGCGAAGGAAGTGAAGCCGAATATCTTGCCTATGATGAAGAGATTCAATTCATCATGACGCAGCTGAAAGAGATGGACTCCTCATTCTTCCGCGTCGATCTTGAAACCGGTATTCAGAGTGATCAGAACGCCCTTGCCAATGCGGGCATGTACTATGGCATTCCTTCGCTTTCAAGCTACGACAGCCTCTATGAACCCTCACTGCATGATTATCTCTCCTGGTATGGCCTCTATCCGGATGTCAGCTGGCAGTTCAATCTGCAGGATGCGGGCCAGTTTGCATTGCTCGATACGAAGTATTCCATCTGTTCACCCAAGTATTCTTCGGTACGAAGCGATGAGCCGTTCTTTTCAAGCGAGCACTTCAACGTCTATCAAAATGACAGTGTAGAGGGTATGGCATTCCGCGTCAGGGATCTGAGCAGAGCTTCGCTTCTCGACCAGCTTGCCGAGCAGCCCGAAGAAAACCATGAACGGATCCTTTCACTGCTGGAAACTACAGCGGTCGTACCGGATGACATGTATGAAGATCTTTTGGACACATGTTCAGAGGTACCAATGTCTGCTTCGCCGGTAACGTACAGCGGTACGTCGCTGTCATTTACAATTACCAATGACGCGGATGCCTTCTGGGTATTCAGCGTACCGGCAGCGCAGGGCTGGAGCGTTGCCGTCAACGGGCAGGCGGCACAAACGATTGTCAGCGACGGCGGCTTCATCGGCCTCGTATTGCCGGCCGGTACATCTGATATTTTGTTTCAGTATGCGGTTCCAATGTTCAAAGAAGGCGTTGTGATCAGTTTCTGCAGCGGGATTGTTCTTGCCGGCCTTGTTTTATGTCATCATCGCCGCACCAATTCCCATGCAACCAGGCACTGA
- a CDS encoding Asp23/Gls24 family envelope stress response protein: MTVAKKTNYGTINVTEDAVASLAGGVITECYGVVGMASRKLFKDTYAELLKRENFSRGVAVRNTENGLEVDLYIIVSFGVRISEVVQEAQKKVKYVLEKSLSTEVAAVNVYVQGVQVIE; the protein is encoded by the coding sequence ATGACAGTTGCGAAAAAGACCAATTACGGCACAATTAATGTGACCGAAGATGCAGTGGCGTCTCTGGCCGGCGGCGTCATTACCGAGTGCTATGGCGTCGTGGGAATGGCTTCCCGGAAGCTGTTCAAGGATACGTATGCGGAACTTCTGAAAAGAGAAAACTTCTCCCGCGGCGTCGCCGTACGGAATACGGAGAACGGCCTGGAAGTGGATCTGTATATCATTGTCAGCTTCGGCGTTCGCATTTCCGAAGTTGTACAGGAAGCACAGAAGAAAGTGAAGTATGTGCTTGAAAAATCGCTGTCCACCGAAGTGGCAGCTGTCAACGTCTATGTACAGGGCGTTCAGGTCATTGAGTAA
- the murB gene encoding UDP-N-acetylmuramate dehydrogenase has translation MKELEKILSQIATVEVDKPLAELTTLHIGGPADYVIYPDNMVALDAVIRILRHAGVPFKIFGNGSNLLCSDEPFHGAVIRLKKFNNFSFVHNCVLAEAGCSIIALSYKAMEKGLSGLEFASGIPGTVGGAAFMNAGAYRSDMSHVLDAVFVYRDGRFEWIPASECGFAYRTSLFQSHSDWVIIAVRMVLQSEDPTEIHELMDSRRERRMASQPLNMPSAGSVFRNPDSLQAWKLVDGIGYRGHRCGDAQVSEKHSNFIVNAGNATADDFLQLVEEIQQKVRDQYQIDLHMEVEKFNWK, from the coding sequence ATGAAAGAGCTTGAGAAGATCCTTTCCCAGATTGCCACCGTAGAGGTGGATAAGCCTCTGGCAGAGTTAACGACCCTGCATATCGGCGGACCTGCGGATTATGTCATTTATCCTGACAACATGGTTGCCCTCGATGCGGTGATCCGGATTCTGCGTCATGCCGGTGTTCCCTTCAAGATTTTCGGCAACGGCTCCAATCTGCTGTGTTCCGATGAACCGTTTCATGGCGCCGTGATCCGCCTCAAGAAATTCAACAACTTTTCCTTTGTCCATAACTGTGTCCTGGCCGAGGCCGGCTGTTCCATCATCGCCCTCAGCTACAAGGCGATGGAGAAGGGGCTCAGCGGCCTGGAATTTGCCAGCGGCATTCCCGGCACCGTCGGCGGCGCTGCGTTCATGAACGCCGGTGCCTACCGGTCGGACATGAGCCACGTTCTTGATGCCGTATTTGTATACCGTGACGGACGCTTTGAATGGATCCCGGCCAGCGAATGCGGCTTTGCTTATCGGACATCTTTGTTCCAGTCGCATTCCGACTGGGTCATCATTGCCGTACGCATGGTACTGCAGAGCGAAGATCCGACCGAAATTCATGAACTCATGGATTCAAGACGTGAACGCCGCATGGCTTCCCAGCCGCTCAATATGCCCAGTGCCGGCTCCGTCTTCCGCAACCCGGACAGCCTGCAGGCATGGAAGCTTGTCGACGGCATCGGGTATCGGGGACACAGGTGCGGTGACGCTCAGGTATCCGAAAAGCACAGCAACTTCATCGTCAACGCCGGCAATGCGACGGCAGACGATTTCCTTCAGCTTGTGGAAGAGATCCAGCAGAAGGTGCGGGACCAGTATCAGATTGACCTGCATATGGAAGTGGAGAAATTCAATTGGAAGTAA
- a CDS encoding cell division protein FtsQ/DivIB: MEVNDPTELHPMEGVDSLFEERAAINDNRDFERGWKKWYLLGILSALALIAVLYGLSPLSRVRAISVKGNNYLSIDYIRSISGVTLNSFYYLQFPDGIAARVKSDPLISDCTVSMVQDNVIEITVTERQPFGYRYDGDTPVILCTDGTTADLTSDYMSMLSRIPFVTGFDEDQQTHLLANAFSSLSASTISSISEVSQYSLSYDDEALEVRMADGGILFASYYTLSCLNEYDQFAAYLTNKSYCLYASEGGSVAYSAACPWDQETVSYDYWMNDDGTYVTNKWGDRVVKHYYQDENGNYYLDKSGNWILIPIDTTGADDPDPDFLDHYLSGYYDTGTLVIPDENTGESGTDTGGSTANDTTTDNTGTQDNAGNAASGGNG, from the coding sequence TTGGAAGTAAACGATCCTACAGAACTCCATCCGATGGAAGGCGTCGACAGCCTGTTTGAGGAGCGCGCGGCCATCAATGACAACCGCGACTTTGAACGCGGCTGGAAGAAATGGTATCTGCTCGGCATCCTGTCTGCACTGGCTCTGATCGCTGTGCTCTATGGCCTTTCGCCGCTGTCGCGGGTACGGGCAATCTCAGTCAAGGGCAACAACTATCTTTCCATTGACTACATCCGCTCCATCTCCGGCGTAACGCTGAACAGCTTCTACTATCTCCAGTTTCCGGACGGCATCGCCGCCAGGGTCAAAAGTGATCCGCTGATCTCCGACTGCACCGTCTCGATGGTACAGGACAACGTCATCGAGATCACCGTCACCGAGCGTCAGCCCTTCGGCTACCGCTATGACGGCGATACGCCGGTGATTCTCTGCACCGATGGCACGACGGCGGATCTGACCAGTGACTACATGTCAATGCTGTCGCGGATCCCGTTTGTTACGGGCTTTGATGAAGACCAGCAGACGCATCTTCTGGCGAATGCCTTTTCCAGCCTTTCCGCCTCGACAATCAGTTCCATCTCGGAAGTGTCGCAGTATTCCCTCAGCTACGATGATGAGGCGCTTGAAGTACGGATGGCCGACGGAGGAATTCTGTTTGCCAGCTACTACACGCTTTCCTGTCTCAATGAGTATGATCAGTTTGCGGCGTATCTGACTAACAAGAGCTACTGCCTTTATGCCAGTGAAGGGGGAAGCGTTGCCTATTCCGCCGCCTGCCCGTGGGATCAGGAAACCGTCAGCTACGATTACTGGATGAACGATGACGGCACCTATGTCACCAACAAGTGGGGCGACCGCGTCGTCAAGCATTACTACCAGGATGAAAACGGCAACTACTATCTCGATAAGTCGGGCAACTGGATTCTGATCCCGATTGACACTACCGGCGCCGATGATCCGGATCCCGATTTCCTCGACCACTATCTCTCCGGCTACTATGATACCGGCACGCTTGTGATTCCCGACGAGAATACGGGCGAAAGCGGCACCGATACCGGCGGCAGCACAGCCAATGACACGACCACGGATAACACCGGCACGCAGGACAACGCCGGTAACGCTGCATCGGGCGGCAATGGCTGA
- a CDS encoding DAK2 domain-containing protein, translating into MDTIDGKIFRGMLESGCANLNNRRKEVDAMNVFPVPDGDTGTNMSLTFTSGMSEVRKSGSEDLPTVAKTLARGMLMGARGNSGVILSQIFRGFNGAVGDKQQLSVEEFADALLQGAMKAYKAVMRPVEGTILTVARESSEYASIYVKEHAGTSFEAYFDILCKEAKASLDRTPELLPVLKEARVVDSGGCGLKNVFDGFHAYLEGAPIVEGCGEENKSEEVKVSGYRTEFILRLSEQGVHLFQSGRFRDSLAKLGDHITIVNDDNLVKVRVNAMQPGEVLNLGQRYGEFDKIQIENLMTDLKDSILEEKEEAKEEPAAPQAAKKFGIITVCAGDGLGRLFQSYRADIVVNGGQTMNPSTEDFVKAVGKLNAENIYILPNNSNIIMAAKQAAEVTEGKNVIVLETKSIPQGLSACIVFNPEAEVSDNTAAMEEAIEHVKSGSVTYAIKDTVVDGREIHQGDFMGILDKNIILTEKDKVKAACSLIDAMCDDDSEIITLLQGKDASDEEMAAVQKYIESKYDVDIDAEKGDQPVYSFVIGVE; encoded by the coding sequence ATGGATACGATTGATGGAAAGATCTTTCGCGGCATGCTTGAGAGCGGATGCGCCAATCTCAACAACCGCCGAAAGGAAGTGGATGCGATGAATGTATTCCCGGTACCGGACGGTGACACGGGAACGAATATGTCGCTGACCTTTACCAGCGGCATGAGCGAGGTGCGTAAGAGCGGCAGCGAAGATCTGCCGACGGTTGCCAAGACCCTTGCCAGAGGCATGTTGATGGGGGCACGCGGCAATTCCGGCGTCATCCTTTCTCAGATTTTCCGCGGCTTCAACGGTGCTGTCGGCGATAAGCAGCAGCTGAGCGTTGAAGAGTTCGCAGATGCGCTTCTGCAGGGTGCGATGAAGGCATACAAGGCGGTCATGCGCCCGGTCGAGGGAACCATTCTGACGGTTGCCCGTGAATCGAGCGAATATGCTTCGATCTATGTCAAGGAACATGCTGGAACCTCCTTTGAAGCCTACTTTGACATTCTGTGCAAGGAAGCCAAGGCTTCCCTGGACCGTACACCGGAACTGTTACCGGTATTGAAGGAAGCACGGGTCGTCGACTCGGGCGGCTGCGGCCTCAAGAATGTATTCGACGGTTTCCATGCCTATCTGGAAGGAGCACCGATCGTAGAAGGTTGCGGAGAAGAAAACAAGAGTGAAGAAGTCAAGGTTTCGGGCTACCGGACCGAGTTTATCCTCCGTCTTTCCGAGCAGGGCGTCCATCTGTTCCAGAGCGGCCGTTTCCGTGACTCGCTGGCCAAGCTGGGCGATCATATCACGATCGTCAACGATGACAATCTGGTGAAGGTCCGCGTCAATGCGATGCAGCCGGGAGAAGTTTTGAACCTTGGCCAGCGCTATGGCGAATTTGACAAAATCCAGATTGAGAATCTGATGACTGATCTCAAGGATTCGATCCTTGAAGAAAAGGAAGAAGCCAAAGAAGAGCCCGCAGCGCCACAGGCTGCCAAAAAGTTCGGCATCATCACCGTATGCGCCGGCGACGGTCTTGGCAGGCTGTTCCAGTCTTACCGTGCTGACATCGTTGTCAACGGCGGCCAGACGATGAACCCTTCGACGGAAGACTTTGTCAAGGCTGTCGGAAAGCTGAATGCGGAGAACATTTACATTCTTCCCAACAATTCCAACATCATCATGGCAGCCAAGCAGGCGGCCGAAGTTACCGAAGGCAAGAATGTCATCGTCCTTGAGACCAAGAGTATTCCGCAGGGTCTCAGTGCCTGCATCGTCTTCAATCCGGAAGCGGAGGTATCTGACAATACCGCGGCGATGGAAGAGGCCATTGAACACGTCAAGTCGGGTTCCGTCACCTATGCCATCAAGGATACAGTCGTCGATGGACGTGAGATTCATCAGGGCGACTTCATGGGCATCCTGGACAAGAACATCATTCTCACCGAGAAGGACAAGGTCAAGGCTGCCTGCAGCCTGATCGACGCCATGTGCGATGACGACAGCGAAATCATCACGCTCCTGCAGGGCAAAGACGCAAGCGATGAAGAGATGGCAGCTGTTCAGAAATACATCGAGTCCAAATACGACGTCGACATTGACGCGGAAAAAGGCGATCAGCCGGTTTACAGTTTTGTGATCGGTGTCGAGTGA
- a CDS encoding ATP-dependent DNA helicase RecG, whose translation MHALGLTDTESLLSYYPLRYEVLNAKNPDEWEEGERITFFGHVAGAVRSFRYGRNQLVSHFQVQLQDGYAEVTIFNRPWASNMSDGTPITVTGIYKGRHKVTAMTYNNKPLEEQEAVTPVYSAKAEIQQRTIRACIHKALETEIPDVTPIRFQRAYRLMTRGQALHRIHEPKSMQDVQLASRTLKYQEFLQFFTTAELMKNENGGGAYKTPRHVDEQRVLKLLKSLPYELTRDQAKAVRDILKDIESNHVMHRLLQGDVGCGKTMVAAIALYACMTAGCQGILLAPTELLVRQHMETIRALFDDFHVRCLYAGMPADEQEEVRKEAAEGTVDLLIGTHSLLSDTVQFKKPGLLVIDEQQRFGVEQRRAIWKKAEGVDCLLMSATPIPRTLASALFGDMDVSTIESMPPGRKPVLTYVLKENSFRSVLSDVQALLASGRQLYVICASIDPNDDFPVRPVSVVEKNLTKLFAGYTVAAMHGSMKSEEKDAVMERFLHNEVQVLVSTTVVEVGVNVPNATGMIVYDADRFGLSQLHQLRGRIQRGSEQGICWLLSDTKDSNARKRLNVLACETSGFAIAMEDLRLRGPGDILGTRQSGLPGFSIGSLAEDTKILEQARLDAKTVVLDPENPDYVPLLEHVQSEYHVSSLE comes from the coding sequence ATGCACGCACTCGGGCTGACCGATACGGAATCGCTTCTTTCGTATTATCCGCTTCGCTACGAAGTGCTCAATGCCAAAAACCCGGACGAATGGGAAGAAGGAGAGCGGATCACGTTTTTCGGCCATGTGGCCGGCGCCGTCCGCTCCTTTCGCTATGGCCGCAATCAGCTGGTATCCCATTTCCAGGTACAGCTTCAGGACGGTTATGCAGAAGTGACGATTTTCAACCGGCCATGGGCATCCAACATGTCTGACGGCACCCCGATCACCGTCACCGGCATTTACAAAGGCCGTCACAAAGTAACGGCCATGACCTATAACAATAAGCCTCTCGAGGAACAGGAGGCGGTAACACCGGTCTACTCCGCCAAAGCTGAGATCCAGCAGCGCACGATCCGTGCCTGCATCCACAAAGCTCTGGAAACAGAGATCCCCGATGTAACGCCCATCCGCTTTCAGCGCGCCTACCGCCTCATGACCCGCGGCCAGGCACTGCACCGGATCCATGAACCGAAGTCGATGCAGGATGTACAGCTCGCATCCCGCACCCTCAAGTACCAGGAGTTTCTGCAGTTTTTTACGACCGCAGAGCTCATGAAGAATGAAAACGGAGGCGGAGCCTACAAGACGCCGCGTCACGTCGATGAACAGCGTGTCCTGAAACTGCTCAAATCGCTGCCCTACGAGCTGACCAGGGATCAGGCAAAAGCGGTCCGTGACATTCTCAAGGACATCGAAAGCAACCATGTGATGCACCGTTTGCTGCAGGGGGATGTGGGATGTGGAAAGACGATGGTCGCCGCCATCGCTCTTTATGCGTGCATGACTGCCGGCTGCCAGGGCATCCTGCTGGCACCCACGGAACTGCTGGTGCGCCAGCACATGGAGACGATCCGCGCTCTGTTTGATGATTTTCATGTCCGCTGCCTGTATGCGGGCATGCCTGCAGACGAGCAGGAGGAAGTAAGAAAGGAAGCAGCGGAAGGAACCGTGGATCTTCTGATTGGAACCCATTCGCTGCTTTCAGATACGGTGCAGTTTAAAAAGCCGGGCCTTCTGGTCATCGATGAGCAGCAGCGCTTCGGCGTCGAACAGCGGCGCGCAATCTGGAAGAAGGCGGAGGGGGTCGACTGCTTACTGATGAGCGCTACCCCGATTCCAAGAACGCTTGCGTCTGCCTTATTCGGCGACATGGATGTGAGTACGATCGAATCGATGCCCCCGGGACGAAAGCCCGTACTGACCTATGTGCTGAAGGAAAACAGCTTTCGCAGCGTCCTGAGCGATGTTCAGGCATTGCTTGCATCGGGCAGGCAGCTGTATGTCATCTGTGCCTCGATTGATCCCAACGATGATTTTCCAGTCCGTCCGGTTTCCGTCGTTGAAAAGAATCTTACGAAGCTGTTTGCGGGCTATACGGTTGCCGCGATGCACGGCTCAATGAAATCGGAAGAGAAGGATGCCGTCATGGAGCGCTTTCTGCACAATGAGGTGCAGGTTCTTGTATCGACGACGGTGGTCGAGGTCGGTGTCAATGTGCCCAATGCGACGGGCATGATCGTCTATGATGCGGACCGCTTCGGCCTTTCCCAGCTCCATCAGCTGCGGGGACGCATCCAGCGCGGCAGTGAGCAGGGAATCTGCTGGCTTTTAAGTGATACGAAGGATTCCAATGCCCGTAAGCGACTGAACGTTCTGGCCTGTGAAACGAGCGGCTTTGCGATTGCCATGGAGGATTTACGGCTGCGCGGACCGGGTGATATACTTGGAACGAGGCAGAGCGGCCTGCCCGGCTTCAGCATCGGCTCGCTTGCGGAGGACACAAAGATTCTTGAGCAGGCGCGGCTGGACGCAAAGACGGTTGTTCTGGATCCGGAAAATCCGGATTATGTGCCGCTTCTGGAGCATGTACAGTCCGAGTATCATGTGTCTTCGTTAGAATAG